The window CGCAAGGTCGGCGGCAGGGTCCGAAAGGCGATAACCGCCTGCAACATTGAGATAGACTTCCGCCGAGCTGAAGTTCAGCCCGCAGCGCGATTCCAGCACGGCCAGCAACATGGCAAGACGGCCATTATCCCATCCGACTACCGCGCGGCGCGGCGTCGCACCCGATTGCAGTCGCACGATCAGGGCCTGGATTTCGACCAGCACCGGCCGCGTTCCCTCCATCGCCGGAAACACCGCGCTGCCGGCCATGGGCTGGTCGCGTCCCGACAGGAACAGCATCGAGGGATTCTCGACCTCTTCCAGCCCTTCGCTGGCCATGGAGAAGACGCCGATTTCGTCGACCGCGCCGAAACGGTTCTTGAGCGCGCGCAGGATGCGGTACTGGTGCGAGCGTTCGCCTTCGAAGCTCATCACCACGTCGACCATGTGTTCGAGCACGCGCGGTCCGGCGATACTGCCATCCTTGGTCACGTGCCCGACGAGGACCAGAGCCACGCCGTTTTCCTTGGCGTAGCGGATCAGTTCGAACGCGCAGCCGCGCACCTGGCTGACCGTGCCGGGTGCACCCTCGATCGTGTCGGAATGCATCGTCTGGATGGAATCGATCACGAGGAACTTGGGCGGAGCCATCGTGCCGAGCGTGGTGAGGATGTCGCGCACACCGGTGGCGGCGGCCAGCTTGACCGGCGCATCGGACAGGCCGAGCCGCGATGCGCGCATCCGCACCTGTCCGGCCGCTTCTTCGCCGCTCACATAGACGACGCCGTGCCCTTCGCGAGCGACCTTTGCCGCGGCCTGCAGCAACAGCGTCGATTTGCCGATTCCGGGATCACCGCTCATCAGAATTGCGCTGCCCGGTACGAGGCCGCCGCCAAGGGCGCGGTCGAATTCGGCAAGGCCGGTCTTCTGGCGAACGGGCATTTCGCCCGGCTTGTCGAGGTCCACGAATTTCACCGCGCGACCGCCGCTCGACAGATCGTGCTTCAGCGAGAACACCGTCGCGGGCGCATCTTCGACCAGCGTGTTCCATTCCGCGCAATCGGCGCACTGGCCCTGCCAGCGGTGCGAAACATCGCCACAGGCCTGACAGACATAGCGTTTCTTGGGTTTAGCCATCCACAAGAGCTAGCCGGAACATTTGAGGAACGCAATTGCCAATCCATGCGATGATGTGCACAAGGATGGCGATGCGGCAGAAGGAACTGAGGATCGCACTCGTCTGCTACGGCGGGGTCAGCCTGGCGGTCTATATGCACGGCGTCACGCGGGAGCTGTGGCACCTCGCCCGCGCCAGCCGCGACTACCATTCCGGCGTAGCGCCGCGCAGCGGAGTGGACGGGGTCTACACCGAACTCCTCGCCGCGATCGAGGACAAGCACGCCCTGCGGCTGCGCGTCGTGCCCGACATCATGAGCGGGGCCAGTGCGGGCGGCATCAATGCGGTATTCCTCGCGCAGGCTATCCATTCGGGGCAGAGCCTGGAGCCGCTTACCGACCTGTGGCTGGAAGTCGCCGATGTCGACATTCTCACCGATCCCGACGCCAAGCTGCGCTGGCGCGGCGGCAAAATCTGGGCGCAACCGGTCGCCAGCTTCATCCTTAGCCGGCCGGGCACCGAATTGGCGGATCAGGTCGCTCCCGAAACGCGCGCCGAGGTTCGGCGCAAGGTATCGCACCTCATCCGCGGGCGTTGGTTTGAGCCGCCCTTTTCGGGTCTCGGTTTCTCCAAGCTGCTGGAGCGCGCGTTCACAGCCATGGCGGCCGCGCCGCACGAGGCCCCGCTCCTTCCGCCTGGCCATCCGCTCGACCTCTTCGTCACGACGACGGACTTCCATGGCTACCGCGAACTGCTGCGGCTCAACAGCCCACCCGTGGTTGAGGATACCGAACACCGCCTGCCTATTTACATGAGGTCAAACACGCCGGTTGAGGGTGGGCGCGATCTAGCAAATCCGCTGGAACT of the Qipengyuania gaetbuli genome contains:
- the radA gene encoding DNA repair protein RadA, with translation MAKPKKRYVCQACGDVSHRWQGQCADCAEWNTLVEDAPATVFSLKHDLSSGGRAVKFVDLDKPGEMPVRQKTGLAEFDRALGGGLVPGSAILMSGDPGIGKSTLLLQAAAKVAREGHGVVYVSGEEAAGQVRMRASRLGLSDAPVKLAAATGVRDILTTLGTMAPPKFLVIDSIQTMHSDTIEGAPGTVSQVRGCAFELIRYAKENGVALVLVGHVTKDGSIAGPRVLEHMVDVVMSFEGERSHQYRILRALKNRFGAVDEIGVFSMASEGLEEVENPSMLFLSGRDQPMAGSAVFPAMEGTRPVLVEIQALIVRLQSGATPRRAVVGWDNGRLAMLLAVLESRCGLNFSSAEVYLNVAGGYRLSDPAADLAVAAALVSALADKPLPDRSVWLGEVSLAGEVRPVAHGNVRLREAAKLGFGRGFGPSDAKTGSAELDYSGLGQLSNLVDRIIGTQ